GTGGACACGACACTGCCGTCCATCGTCTGCCCGGGGCCGCAGGTGCTGGAGTGCGTGGGCGGCGGCGCGGAGGCCACGTACACGGCCCGCGCGGAGGACAACTGCGGTCCGGTGCAGGTCGAGTGCACGCCGCCCGCGGGCTCACGGTTCCCGTTGGGTCGCTCGGTGGTGGATTGCAACGCGACGGACGGCTCCGGCAACGCGTGCGGCTGCGCCTTCTCCGTGACGGTGCGGGACACCCGCGCGCCCGTGCCGGGTGCATCCCGGGGCAAGCGGCTGTGGCCCGCGGACCACCAGTACCGCACGGTGACGCTGGCGGAGTGCGCTGCCCCGGCGAGGGACGCGTGCCTGGGCGAGCTGCCGCTGGAGCAGTACGGCCGCATCATCCGGGTGACGTCGGATGAGTCCGAGGACGTCCCGGGCATCTGCGACGGCACCACCTGCGATGACATCGACGTGCGGGTGAACGCCACGTCCGTGCAGCTCCGCGCCGAGCGCGACGACACCGGCGATGGCCGCGTCTACACGGTGCACTACGTGGTCGCGGACCCGTCCGGCAACCAGGCCGAAGGCCGCTGCACCGTGGAGGTGCCGCGCGACTCGGCGGGACAGCACGTCGTCGACAGCGGTCCCCAGTACTGCGTGGGCCAGGGCTGCGCTCCTGGATTGGGCGGCAGCCCGCTGTGCCCTTGAGGTGACAGTGGAAGGGGCGTGGAGCGAGGTCGCTCCACTGCCCCGCTTCCGCCGCGTCAGGAGCCGCGACGCTGGTCCAGCTCGGCGCGCAGCTTCTCCTCCCGGGCGCGCAACTCCGGCGTGAACTCGGCGCCGAAGTCTTCCAGTTCGTAGAAGGGACGGATTTCCAGGTCCGACTCCTCGCCGGGCATCGGGTCCGGGCAACGGCGCGCCCACTCCAGCGCCTCCTCCATCGACTTCACCTGCCAGATCCAATAGCCGGCCACGAGTTCCTTCGTCTCGGCGAAGGGACCGTCGATGACGCGCTTGGTTCCGTTCGAGAACCGGACGCGCTTGCC
This genomic window from Myxococcus hansupus contains:
- a CDS encoding YciI family protein gives rise to the protein MKVMVLVKATKNSEAGVMPDEKMFAAMGKFNEELVKAGVILDGDGLKPSSAGKRVRFSNGTKRVIDGPFAETKELVAGYWIWQVKSMEEALEWARRCPDPMPGEESDLEIRPFYELEDFGAEFTPELRAREEKLRAELDQRRGS